The Setaria viridis chromosome 9, Setaria_viridis_v4.0, whole genome shotgun sequence sequence ctaattaggctcaaaagattcgtctcgcaaagtacaacaaaactgtgcaattagtttttgatttcgtctgcatttagtattccatacatgtaccgcaagtttgatgtgatggggaatcttctttttgcatagtgtcaaagttgggagtttggagggaagtaaacaaggactCAGACAAGAGTCACACAGATATACAAGTAGTGTTGCTCCTTTTACCTCGGATTTTATTACACGCTTGCTACTCACACCGTGCAATGTACACCGCCTGATTCACCGTCTCCAAACACGGGGGCAATCAACAGGGTACGTAGCGTACGGGCCCCTTATTAACTGGTTCACACGACACACAAAATATAATGcaaacacacacgcacacactgTCCCGACACATGCACAACAAACACAAGACCCGATCGGACTAAGGAAGGAGacgccaccgcggcggccggcggctagCTAGTAGTCCTCCGGCGCGAGCGGCTGGTGCgcgtgcggcgcggcggcgtcggcggacGGGATGACGAGGTACTCGTACACGAGCCCGGCGACCCCAGCGCCGAGGAAGGGCCCCAGCCAGTACACCCAGTggtgcctccaccgccacccgaCGAGGGCCGGCCCGAACACCCTCGCCGGGTTCATCCCGGCGCCGTCGAACGGCCCGCCCGCCAGCACGTTGGCCCCCAGCAGGAACCCCACGGCGAGCGGCCCGATGGTCCCCACGCTGCCCCGCTTCGGGTCGATTACGGTGGCGTAGTAGGCGTACATGAGGCCGAACGTCATGGCGGCCTCGAGTAGCACGGCGTGCCAGTCGCCGACCCCCGACGCCAGCGCGAACCCCGGCGGGCGCATCCCGCCCGTGGCCAGCCTCAGGAGCAGCGACGCGGCGATGGCGCCCAGCAGCTGCGCCACCCAGTAGAAGACGGCCCGGACGAGGGAGATGCGGCCGCCGATGAGCGCGCCGAAGGTGATGGCAGGGTTCACGTGCCCGCCCGAGATGTtgacggccacggccacggccaccgacAGGGCCAGCGCGTgcgccagcgccaccgccaccaaccCGCCCGCCGTGCTCATGTCGTGGTACATCTTCCCTGCATGCACGGGCACCGCATGTATATATGTGCATATAATCGATCATCACTTGTCAATGAGACCATGCATACGTACCGAGGGAGAGGACGGAGCCCTCGGCGGCGAAGACGAAGATGGCGGTGGCGAGGAActcggagatggcggcgcggaTGGTGTCCGGGTGCGTCGCGTCCTCGCTCCGCCCCACCGTGaaccgccgccccggccgcgcgcccgtgCTCATCTCGGCGCCGATCCAAAGCTACCTGCTAGCTTGCAGCTGGTTGCTACCTCGATTACCTCTCCTTCGTCTCTGCTGTGCTTCTCTCTGTCACTCGCCGAGACCAAGTGTGTGCTAGCTGTTGCCGACTCGCCGCGGTAGCAAGCGTTAAGAGGCGAGCGCCCGGtcaggaggtgcggcgacggccGGCGCGCGTGGCTTATAACGTGGCCAGGCcgtgcgcgcggccgcgccacgTGGAGGCGCCGCGGGCCAGCTGGGCGGCACGTCTCGGGGGGCGACCGTCCATGCGTGCCTCACGAGCTCGGAGCTCTCGTGCTGATCCGTAACCGGTGGGGCCCGCGCGCCAGGTCACGGGCACATCACGGCGAGTAGGTGTGCGTTTTCCCCACGGATGCGTACGCGCTGCCCTCTATCCGTTCGCCATGGCGATTGCTCGTGTCGCCATGCCGCCACTTCGTTCCAGAGGCTCTCGTGGTCGATGCATGAAGCAAGTATTGTTCACTGTTCAGTGCCATGATGGGATGATGCTAGCTAGTCTATTTCTGCATGCTGAAGCTGTGTGTATGGCCGTGCCTTGAAGTGCACTTATTGTTCGATCGGTTGGTTGATGCAGTGCATTCACGCTTAGAGTTCGGATTTAAAACTTTTTTAAACGAAGTTATATCAAAAAGAAGATAAagttaaaggggtgtttggatacgaggtgttaaactttaacagtgtcacatcgaatgttcggatgctaattaggagaactaaatatgagctaattataaaactaattgcagaaccctattctaattcacgagacgaatctattaagcctaattaatccatcattagcaaatggttactgtagcaccacattgtcaaatcatgtattaattaggcttaatagattcatctcgcgaattacactccatctgtgcaattagttttgtaattaacctatgtttaatacttctaattagtattcaaacatccgatgtgacgggtgttaaactttaacactagtgagccaaacaggccctaagactGGACGAGATAAACACGAATATCGGAAGGTTGGATTGGATCATCTACACATGCCGCACCACGCCATCGCAGTTAACTCAACTTAACAACACATcagccggttggattgggacatcaacacatgCCGAACTCAACACATCTCAAGCGGATTTAACTCCGCCCGCCAAACGGCAGCAAAGCCGAAGCCTTTCCgtggcacccaccaacattcccGCTCATGTAGTCGCCGAAACCTCCATGCTAGATTGAAAGGAgtcggtgctcgtagcctaagagggggagggggtgaattaggcaacttaaaaaccttaacctatggcttccactagttgcatcaaaatataaactagatcaagctatctagatgtgcaatctatggttgatctagtgtgaaatcCTCATcctaaaataagttttgcaatctatagccaatcctatcaagatactactctagaaaAGTAAAGGCACGCAAGTTGCAAGAAGTAATGCGGAAATgtaagaaggggatgaagggaagcaaactcttgacacaagaatttatcccgtggtatcggtaggcactaagccaccactagtccacgttgttgaagcactcatacaagagtattgcttcctggtcaccaagtctctcccaaggtgtcccttgacttgccacaaaggctcggtCACTAAGTGTCGGTGCGAAATCTGGCcgacaagtaaatatttgtagttttacCG is a genomic window containing:
- the LOC117840238 gene encoding aquaporin TIP3-1, with product MSTGARPGRRFTVGRSEDATHPDTIRAAISEFLATAIFVFAAEGSVLSLGKMYHDMSTAGGLVAVALAHALALSVAVAVAVNISGGHVNPAITFGALIGGRISLVRAVFYWVAQLLGAIAASLLLRLATGGMRPPGFALASGVGDWHAVLLEAAMTFGLMYAYYATVIDPKRGSVGTIGPLAVGFLLGANVLAGGPFDGAGMNPARVFGPALVGWRWRHHWVYWLGPFLGAGVAGLVYEYLVIPSADAAAPHAHQPLAPEDY